In the genome of Candidatus Nitrosotenuis sp. DW1, one region contains:
- a CDS encoding nitrite/sulfite reductase: protein MTDDYAMVRIKLPAGEIYPNQLEKLAHLSEAFSIGSAHVSTRQNIQLHWVILEDVSEIMRGLTDVGLTSREACGNAVRNVMCSPLAGVCDAEEFDATPYAIATAKFFLRNPLNQALPRKFKFNFTCCEKHGMVRMTDVGLIPQLRSVDGKPQRGFKIFLGGGLGNKSFVGHQLEDFTPEEDLLYTSIAVLRIFDRLGDRKNTARNRMRYLVDQMGWENFQNLVLKERAVVRATQSVVVTLDIDNTPAKISNPIKISGSDGKSIPDGFSRWRKNNTYEQKQKGYHSVSLTLEAGDITASQLKALADICREFSAEGYGRTGFNQDILIRWVQESDLAQLYSRLLEIGLANPGSLTMAHPVGCSGTTSCNLALTNSHRLAKEIQRKFIDLKLDEDDDLRDSNIKISGCPNSCGQHEIATIGFFGGGGRNEAKDMYPVYQLSLGGRSDGETMLGINVLRIPAKRVIPAILKIIETFKADKKSNDTLKSWVHKIVTGHSDSNTKSIADIKKILLPLTTVPSIADDKDFYADYGSDSSYHTRTGKGECAA, encoded by the coding sequence ATGACTGATGATTATGCGATGGTTAGAATTAAACTCCCTGCGGGAGAGATTTATCCAAACCAGTTAGAAAAGCTGGCGCATCTTAGCGAGGCATTTTCAATAGGAAGCGCGCATGTCTCGACAAGACAAAACATCCAACTTCACTGGGTGATCTTGGAGGATGTATCTGAAATAATGCGCGGCCTAACTGATGTCGGTCTTACGTCAAGGGAGGCATGTGGAAACGCGGTTCGAAACGTAATGTGTAGCCCGCTTGCCGGAGTTTGTGATGCAGAAGAGTTTGATGCAACTCCGTATGCCATTGCAACTGCAAAGTTTTTCCTGAGAAACCCGCTGAATCAAGCGCTGCCGAGAAAATTCAAATTCAATTTTACGTGCTGTGAGAAACATGGAATGGTGAGAATGACCGATGTTGGACTAATTCCGCAATTAAGATCAGTTGACGGAAAGCCTCAGCGTGGATTTAAGATTTTTCTTGGAGGTGGTCTTGGTAACAAGTCATTTGTAGGACACCAGCTTGAAGACTTTACACCGGAAGAAGATTTACTGTACACCTCGATTGCAGTGCTCAGAATATTTGACAGACTTGGCGATAGGAAGAACACCGCTCGAAACAGAATGAGATACCTCGTTGATCAAATGGGATGGGAAAACTTCCAAAACTTGGTCCTAAAGGAAAGGGCAGTTGTTAGGGCAACCCAGTCTGTAGTGGTTACGCTAGACATTGATAATACTCCTGCAAAAATTTCAAATCCGATTAAAATTTCTGGCTCTGATGGAAAATCCATTCCAGATGGTTTTTCGCGATGGCGAAAAAACAACACATATGAACAAAAGCAAAAGGGCTATCATTCTGTATCATTAACGCTTGAAGCAGGCGACATCACTGCAAGTCAACTCAAGGCACTAGCTGACATCTGCAGGGAGTTTTCAGCAGAAGGTTATGGAAGAACTGGATTTAATCAAGATATACTCATCAGGTGGGTGCAAGAATCTGACTTGGCGCAACTGTACTCACGATTATTGGAAATAGGGCTGGCAAATCCTGGCTCGCTTACAATGGCACATCCTGTTGGCTGCTCTGGCACAACATCGTGCAATTTGGCCCTAACAAATTCACATAGATTGGCAAAAGAAATCCAAAGAAAATTCATTGATTTGAAACTTGATGAGGATGACGACCTTAGGGATTCTAATATCAAAATAAGCGGATGCCCAAACTCGTGTGGGCAGCACGAAATTGCAACAATTGGATTCTTTGGCGGCGGCGGACGAAACGAAGCCAAAGACATGTACCCTGTTTACCAGCTCTCGCTTGGCGGTAGATCTGACGGAGAGACAATGCTTGGAATCAATGTGCTTAGAATTCCTGCAAAAAGGGTAATTCCTGCAATTTTGAAAATCATAGAAACGTTCAAGGCAGATAAAAAATCAAATGACACTCTCAAGTCCTGGGTTCACAAAATTGTTACTGGCCACAGTGATTCTAATACAAAATCCATCGCTGACATTAAAAAAATACTCTTGCCGCTTACTACGGTGCCATCCATTGCTGATGACAAGGACTTTTATGCCGACTATGGAAGCGATTCAAGTTATCACACTAGAACTGGCAAGGGTGAATGTGCTGCTTGA